One genomic window of Evansella cellulosilytica DSM 2522 includes the following:
- a CDS encoding H-type small acid-soluble spore protein has translation MHTQRAKEIAQSPDMKNVTYNGEQIYIQHVNDENDTARIFPINDSQNEKEVLVANLKEE, from the coding sequence ATGCATACACAACGAGCGAAGGAAATAGCGCAATCACCTGATATGAAGAATGTTACATATAATGGCGAACAAATTTATATTCAACACGTGAACGATGAAAATGATACTGCTCGCATTTTCCCAATAAACGATTCACAAAATGAGAAAGAAGTTTTAGTCGCAAACTTAAAAGAAGAGTAA
- the argC gene encoding N-acetyl-gamma-glutamyl-phosphate reductase, translating into MVNVAVVGGTGYGAVELIRLLNKHPHVHLKSIISHSQSGTEIKEVYPHLTNIINVQMNEWNIQGLSSDVDVVFFATPPGVSQKLVPECRKNNIACIDLSGDFRLTSQEVYETWYGTSAASEDYLQEATYGLTELYEQEIMNSKLISNPGCYPTATLLALLPIVKKGWVNVESIIIDGKSGVSGAGRKVGLGTLYSEINENLKAYKLGEHQHIPEIEQFIQKESGQETQVTFTTHLIPMTRGLMCTIYVDLNEEKTTEELINFYTDVYSQHPFVRVRQEGIYPATKEVSGSNYCDIGIHADARTGKVTIVSVIDNLVKGAAGQAIQNLNVMNGWDVTLGLKEIPMYP; encoded by the coding sequence GTGGTAAATGTAGCTGTTGTTGGGGGAACAGGATATGGGGCTGTTGAGCTAATTCGCTTGTTAAATAAGCATCCACATGTCCATTTAAAATCAATTATCTCTCATTCTCAGAGCGGAACAGAAATAAAAGAAGTTTATCCTCACTTAACGAATATTATTAATGTTCAGATGAATGAATGGAATATACAAGGACTATCATCAGATGTTGATGTTGTATTTTTTGCAACACCACCTGGAGTTAGTCAAAAATTAGTACCAGAATGTCGCAAAAATAATATAGCTTGCATAGACTTATCAGGTGATTTTAGGCTAACGTCTCAAGAAGTCTATGAAACTTGGTATGGTACGTCGGCTGCTTCGGAAGATTATTTGCAGGAAGCTACATACGGCTTAACAGAGTTGTATGAACAAGAAATTATGAATAGCAAACTTATTTCTAATCCGGGTTGTTACCCGACTGCAACGCTACTTGCGTTATTACCAATTGTAAAAAAAGGTTGGGTAAATGTTGAGTCGATCATCATTGATGGCAAATCAGGCGTATCAGGAGCAGGTAGAAAAGTAGGGCTAGGAACACTTTATTCTGAAATTAATGAAAATTTAAAAGCTTATAAACTAGGAGAGCATCAACACATACCAGAAATTGAACAGTTTATTCAAAAGGAATCGGGTCAGGAGACGCAGGTCACCTTTACAACACACTTAATTCCAATGACAAGAGGACTCATGTGCACCATTTATGTAGATTTAAACGAAGAAAAGACGACAGAAGAGCTCATTAATTTTTATACAGACGTATACAGTCAGCATCCATTTGTCCGTGTTCGGCAAGAGGGTATTTACCCAGCGACGAAAGAGGTAAGTGGCAGTAACTACTGTGATATTGGTATACACGCAGATGCACGAACTGGAAAAGTAACGATCGTATCGGTGATCGACAATTTAGTCAAAGGAGCAGCAGGTCAGGCCATTCAAAACTTGAATGTCATGAACGGTTGGGACGTGACGCTAGGATTAAAAGAAATACCGATGTACCCGTAA
- a CDS encoding acetylornithine transaminase, with protein MSEAIKTETIMPTYARFPLTIVKGKGSYVWDDKGNKYLDFTSGIGTCNLGHVNDEVKNKVEAQLQALWHCSNLFHIPSQQELADLLTDNSFGDKVFFCNSGAEANEGAIKLARRYAQKVKGNDAFEVVTFKQSFHGRTLATLTATGQSKIQDGFAPLAPGFRYLPYNDIESLKEVAKSTTCAVLLEVIQGEGGVIPANKEWLEELSKICKEHDILLIFDEVQTGIGRTGSLFAYEQYGITPDVMTLAKGLGSGLPIGAIVATEEAAKALEAGTHGTTFGGNPIVTTAGVATMREVTKWLPHATNIGAYLTEKLNELKNQFVEIEAVRGIGLMQGIVLKGPANDIIAKARDKNILVLLAGPNVIRLLPPLTTTKEEVDEVIDSLIDIFKAMELESEGSL; from the coding sequence ATGTCTGAGGCGATAAAAACTGAAACGATAATGCCAACGTACGCTAGATTTCCACTTACGATCGTCAAAGGGAAAGGGAGCTACGTATGGGATGATAAAGGAAATAAATATTTAGACTTCACTTCTGGCATCGGAACGTGTAACTTAGGACACGTCAATGACGAGGTGAAAAATAAAGTAGAAGCGCAGCTGCAAGCACTTTGGCACTGTTCTAACTTGTTTCATATCCCATCTCAACAGGAATTAGCTGATTTGCTAACAGATAATAGCTTCGGTGACAAAGTATTTTTTTGTAACAGTGGTGCGGAAGCAAATGAAGGTGCAATAAAGCTTGCACGTCGATATGCGCAAAAAGTGAAAGGAAATGACGCCTTTGAAGTAGTCACATTTAAACAATCCTTTCACGGCCGAACTCTCGCGACATTAACTGCAACAGGGCAATCTAAAATACAAGATGGCTTTGCTCCGCTAGCACCAGGCTTTCGCTATTTACCTTATAACGATATTGAGTCATTAAAAGAAGTCGCTAAGTCAACGACATGTGCAGTACTTTTAGAAGTCATTCAAGGAGAAGGTGGTGTGATTCCTGCAAACAAAGAATGGCTCGAGGAGCTTTCAAAAATTTGTAAGGAGCATGACATTCTTCTCATATTTGATGAAGTGCAAACGGGTATCGGGCGAACAGGTTCGTTATTTGCTTATGAACAGTACGGAATTACACCTGATGTGATGACGTTAGCAAAAGGACTAGGCTCAGGTCTACCGATAGGTGCGATAGTAGCAACGGAGGAAGCAGCTAAAGCGCTGGAAGCAGGCACACACGGTACGACATTTGGTGGTAATCCGATTGTAACAACAGCAGGCGTCGCTACAATGCGTGAAGTAACGAAGTGGTTACCACATGCTACTAATATTGGGGCATATTTAACGGAGAAGCTGAATGAGTTGAAAAATCAATTTGTCGAAATAGAAGCGGTTCGCGGAATAGGACTGATGCAAGGAATCGTTTTAAAAGGGCCAGCCAATGACATCATTGCAAAAGCACGGGATAAAAATATTTTAGTTTTATTAGCAGGTCCAAATGTGATTAGACTTTTACCTCCGTTAACGACTACGAAAGAAGAAGTTGACGAAGTAATAGATTCATTGATTGATATTTTTAAAGCGATGGAATTAGAAAGTGAGGGATCCTTGTGA
- a CDS encoding carbamoyl phosphate synthase small subunit: MKPAYLVLETGEVFEGKLIGELNDMVGEVVFNTSMTGYQEILTDPSYAGQILTFCYPLIGNYGLNKFDDESLKTVVAGVITGDMCDDPSHYQATKKFSDELKEASIPGLTEVDTRALVKVIRKHHTVKGMITTEPSTDMLKKNGKDVSTDFWVDHVSTKEPVVYENDGEHVVLIDYGYKKSILHALLKQNCAVTVVPYYYSYEQIAALEPDGVLLSNGPGNPMKLEPWFKEIKRITESFPTLGICLGHQLIALAHGAKTKKLAFGHRGGNHPVKELTTGKVSMTAQNHGYVVIEDSINYDDFQVLFKNVNDKTVEGLKHNHLPIQSVQFHPEAHPGPSDTEYIFNQFLQQVIASGGRTYAKA; encoded by the coding sequence GTGAAGCCAGCATACTTAGTACTTGAAACAGGGGAAGTTTTTGAAGGCAAGCTCATCGGAGAGCTAAATGATATGGTCGGTGAGGTTGTTTTTAATACAAGTATGACAGGGTATCAAGAAATCCTAACAGATCCTTCTTATGCAGGCCAAATTCTCACTTTTTGTTATCCGCTAATCGGAAATTATGGGTTGAACAAATTCGATGACGAAAGCTTAAAAACGGTAGTAGCAGGAGTGATTACTGGTGATATGTGCGATGACCCTAGTCACTACCAAGCGACGAAAAAGTTTTCAGATGAGCTTAAGGAAGCGAGTATACCAGGCTTAACAGAGGTCGATACAAGAGCGTTAGTGAAAGTAATTCGAAAGCATCATACGGTTAAAGGCATGATTACAACAGAGCCATCAACCGATATGTTAAAAAAGAATGGGAAAGACGTTTCAACGGATTTTTGGGTCGACCATGTGTCGACGAAGGAGCCAGTTGTTTATGAAAATGACGGCGAACATGTCGTCTTAATCGACTATGGGTATAAAAAATCAATTTTACATGCACTGTTAAAACAAAATTGTGCCGTAACGGTTGTTCCTTATTACTATAGCTATGAACAAATAGCAGCATTAGAGCCAGACGGAGTGTTATTAAGTAACGGCCCTGGAAATCCTATGAAGCTCGAGCCGTGGTTTAAAGAAATTAAAAGAATCACAGAAAGCTTTCCGACATTAGGTATTTGTTTAGGACATCAATTAATTGCACTAGCGCATGGAGCTAAAACGAAAAAGCTCGCATTTGGGCATCGTGGCGGAAATCATCCTGTCAAAGAATTAACTACTGGAAAAGTAAGCATGACAGCTCAAAACCATGGTTATGTGGTCATTGAAGATAGTATCAACTATGACGACTTTCAAGTGCTATTTAAAAATGTAAATGATAAGACAGTAGAAGGATTAAAGCATAACCACTTACCAATACAATCTGTTCAGTTTCATCCTGAAGCACATCCAGGACCAAGTGATACAGAATACATTTTTAATCAATTTTTACAACAAGTGATTGCTTCTGGAGGGAGAACGTATGCCAAAGCATAA
- the carB gene encoding carbamoyl-phosphate synthase (glutamine-hydrolyzing) large subunit codes for MPKHNNLSKVLVIGSGPIVIGQAAEFDYAGTQACLALKEEGIEVVLVNNNPATIMTDQSVADQVYIEPLNIETIEKIIKIENPDGMIGTLGGQTGLNLTVELYESGILDKYDVTLLGTSVQSIQKGEDREKFRNLMLEIGEPIPESSIIEDMESGFHFVKEIGYPVIIRPAYTLGGAGGGFATNDEELEAILKQGLTLSPIHQVLIEKSIKGWKEVEYEVMRDENDTCTIVCNMENMDPVGVHTGDSIVVAPSQTLSDVQYQMLRDSSLKVIRALNVVGGCNIQFALEPQSNQYYIIEVNPRVSRSSALASKATGYPIARIATKCAIGYHLDEILNPITGNTYASFEPAIDYIVAKLPRFPFDKFSEGDRSLGTQMKATGEVMAIDRSFEGALNKALRSMEMKAHSLYLPAVRNKTSEEIEALLIKPTDLRLFAIAEAFRRGYTIEQIAMLTEIDRWFLTKVKNIVTCESELATYQWEIVPDELIKKAKHLNVGDKRIAEIFSITEKEVRQKLKQLHVKRGYKLVDTCAAEFDAITPYYYSTYRGADEVETSTNKKKVLVIGSGPIRIGQGIEFDYCSVHAAKAVKKKGYEAIVMNNNPETVSTDYSIADRLYFEPLALEDILAVVEKEKVEGVLVQFGGQTAINLANELEAEGVKVLGTSNEVIDKLEDREQFYALLNDLDIPHIAGKTISNPDQLLKSANELEYPVLIRPSYVIGGQSMFICYNDYELNKYLHRIIEDGSERSWPLLVDKYLPGLECEIDVISDGESIVVPGIFEHLEKAGVHSGDSVALFPPITIGEHTKEMVIKYGERIAKALPIVGMMNIQYVVHDETVYVLEVNPRSSRTVPIMSKVTGVPMIEWATNVQLGDSLTDLSEVLGLLQEPQYYSVKAPIFSASKLKGVDHVLGPEMKSTGETLGLGLTIEEAFSKALALNNVNKNEDNKVLFCSISDRAKDESVAYIQSFVKNGYAIIGTEGTVTFLQEKGIHAEAINKEKVLLHDFWKKTTPTIVLNIPNEGRDGEKIGFYIRELAVRYQVPYFTSNDTLKPWIDAFEQKETIEIPRTLGDYLAYIKNGNEEVPLCQLQKN; via the coding sequence ATGCCAAAGCATAACAATTTAAGCAAAGTACTTGTCATCGGTTCTGGACCAATTGTCATTGGGCAGGCAGCGGAATTTGACTATGCTGGAACACAAGCGTGTTTAGCGTTAAAAGAGGAAGGCATAGAAGTTGTCCTCGTAAATAACAATCCAGCAACGATCATGACAGACCAATCGGTGGCAGACCAAGTATATATCGAACCATTAAACATCGAAACGATTGAAAAAATAATAAAAATAGAAAATCCAGATGGCATGATTGGTACGCTCGGTGGGCAAACTGGCTTAAACTTAACGGTCGAACTATATGAAAGTGGCATTTTAGATAAATATGATGTTACATTACTCGGAACATCGGTACAATCTATTCAAAAAGGGGAAGACAGAGAAAAATTTAGAAACCTTATGCTAGAAATTGGTGAACCAATTCCAGAGTCTTCTATTATTGAAGATATGGAATCTGGTTTTCATTTTGTAAAAGAAATAGGTTATCCAGTCATTATTCGCCCGGCATATACGTTAGGTGGTGCTGGCGGAGGGTTTGCAACAAATGATGAAGAGCTTGAGGCGATTTTGAAGCAAGGGTTAACGTTAAGCCCTATTCATCAAGTTTTAATTGAAAAAAGTATTAAAGGCTGGAAAGAAGTAGAATATGAAGTGATGCGCGATGAAAATGATACGTGCACAATCGTTTGTAATATGGAAAACATGGACCCTGTCGGTGTCCATACAGGCGATTCTATCGTTGTAGCACCATCACAAACGTTATCTGACGTTCAATATCAAATGCTCCGAGACTCCTCATTGAAGGTAATAAGGGCATTAAATGTCGTTGGTGGATGTAATATTCAGTTTGCATTAGAGCCGCAATCGAATCAGTATTACATTATTGAAGTAAATCCAAGAGTGAGTCGTTCTTCGGCATTAGCATCGAAAGCAACTGGCTATCCGATTGCAAGAATAGCAACAAAGTGCGCGATAGGATACCATTTAGATGAAATATTAAATCCGATAACAGGAAACACGTATGCTTCATTTGAGCCTGCGATTGACTATATCGTTGCAAAGCTACCTCGTTTTCCATTTGATAAATTTTCGGAGGGTGATCGATCACTAGGTACACAAATGAAGGCTACTGGGGAAGTAATGGCAATAGATCGTTCCTTTGAAGGTGCGCTAAATAAAGCTCTTCGATCGATGGAAATGAAGGCGCATAGTTTATATTTGCCGGCTGTACGAAATAAAACATCAGAAGAAATCGAGGCATTATTAATAAAGCCAACGGATTTAAGGCTATTTGCCATTGCGGAAGCTTTCCGTAGAGGATACACGATTGAACAAATAGCGATGCTAACAGAGATCGATCGCTGGTTCTTAACGAAAGTAAAAAATATCGTCACTTGTGAAAGTGAGCTAGCTACGTACCAATGGGAAATTGTACCTGATGAGTTAATCAAAAAAGCAAAGCACCTTAACGTAGGGGATAAACGAATTGCTGAAATTTTTTCCATCACGGAAAAAGAAGTGAGGCAAAAGCTGAAGCAGCTTCACGTAAAACGAGGCTACAAGCTTGTGGATACTTGCGCAGCTGAATTTGATGCGATTACGCCATACTATTATTCTACTTACCGTGGGGCCGATGAAGTAGAGACTTCAACGAATAAAAAGAAAGTATTGGTCATTGGCTCTGGTCCGATTCGTATCGGTCAAGGGATCGAGTTCGACTATTGCTCTGTGCATGCAGCCAAGGCTGTGAAGAAAAAAGGCTATGAAGCAATCGTCATGAATAATAACCCAGAAACAGTGAGTACCGACTATTCTATTGCAGATAGATTATATTTCGAGCCACTAGCGTTGGAGGATATATTAGCTGTCGTAGAAAAGGAAAAAGTAGAAGGAGTACTCGTGCAATTTGGTGGGCAAACTGCGATTAATTTAGCGAATGAGCTAGAGGCTGAAGGTGTTAAAGTTCTAGGTACATCAAATGAAGTGATAGATAAGCTAGAAGATAGAGAACAATTTTATGCACTTTTAAACGACCTAGACATCCCGCATATAGCAGGAAAAACGATTTCGAATCCGGATCAACTTTTGAAGTCAGCGAATGAGTTAGAGTATCCCGTATTAATTCGACCTTCTTATGTCATTGGCGGACAATCAATGTTTATTTGTTATAACGATTATGAGCTGAACAAATATTTGCACCGAATTATCGAAGATGGTAGTGAGCGAAGCTGGCCGTTACTTGTAGATAAATACTTACCAGGTCTTGAATGTGAAATAGACGTCATTAGTGATGGGGAATCTATCGTCGTCCCAGGGATCTTTGAACACTTAGAAAAAGCAGGTGTCCATTCAGGAGATAGTGTCGCCTTATTCCCACCAATCACTATCGGTGAGCATACGAAGGAAATGGTGATTAAATACGGGGAAAGAATAGCGAAGGCACTGCCGATCGTTGGTATGATGAATATTCAATACGTTGTTCATGACGAGACAGTTTATGTATTAGAGGTAAATCCTAGGTCTTCCCGAACAGTTCCGATCATGAGTAAAGTTACAGGCGTTCCAATGATTGAGTGGGCAACAAACGTTCAATTAGGCGATTCGTTAACAGACTTAAGCGAAGTGCTAGGGTTACTCCAAGAACCTCAATATTATTCTGTTAAGGCACCTATATTTTCTGCGAGTAAGCTAAAGGGTGTTGATCACGTTCTTGGCCCAGAAATGAAATCAACAGGTGAAACGTTAGGGTTAGGACTAACGATAGAAGAAGCATTTTCTAAGGCTTTAGCCTTAAACAACGTAAACAAAAACGAAGATAATAAAGTGCTTTTTTGTTCAATTTCTGATCGAGCAAAAGACGAAAGTGTAGCGTATATTCAATCATTTGTGAAAAATGGTTATGCTATTATTGGGACAGAGGGGACAGTGACGTTTTTACAGGAGAAAGGGATACATGCAGAAGCTATTAATAAAGAGAAAGTGCTTTTACATGACTTCTGGAAAAAAACGACACCTACAATCGTGTTAAATATACCAAATGAAGGCCGTGACGGGGAAAAAATCGGTTTTTACATTAGGGAGCTAGCGGTTCGTTATCAAGTGCCGTATTTTACGAGTAACGATACATTGAAGCCGTGGATTGATGCATTTGAACAAAAAGAAACGATCGAAATACCAAGAACGTTAGGTGACTATCTTGCATATATAAAAAATGGGAATGAAGAGGTGCCGTTATGCCAACTACAAAAAAATTAG
- a CDS encoding GNAT family N-acetyltransferase, with the protein MEKQIKRLESIPLIETKNYLLREIMVEDASSLYSFLKEKNTMKYITPHPVKTIEEVKENIIGSLQQFEKTKEVPWVIVNKMNEEIVGTFRFHKLNLWHKKTEMGVVIRKEYQQTGVMTEILSYILQFGFEVMKLNRIVGDIFAENKGSKKLLEKYGFHKDGVLRQTDFDGEKYHDTVVYSLLRDEYYHAFNSEKRTTT; encoded by the coding sequence ATGGAGAAACAAATCAAGAGATTAGAGAGTATTCCATTAATAGAAACAAAAAACTATTTGCTACGGGAGATTATGGTAGAGGATGCAAGCAGCCTATATTCTTTTTTAAAAGAAAAGAACACAATGAAATATATTACACCTCACCCCGTTAAAACGATAGAAGAAGTAAAAGAAAACATAATAGGAAGTTTGCAGCAATTCGAAAAAACAAAGGAAGTCCCATGGGTCATCGTCAATAAAATGAATGAGGAAATAGTAGGTACGTTTCGTTTTCATAAGCTAAACCTTTGGCATAAGAAAACAGAGATGGGAGTGGTCATTAGAAAAGAATATCAACAAACAGGAGTGATGACAGAGATTTTATCGTATATTTTACAATTCGGTTTTGAAGTGATGAAACTGAATCGAATCGTTGGCGATATATTTGCTGAAAATAAAGGATCTAAAAAACTACTAGAAAAGTACGGTTTCCATAAGGATGGCGTATTAAGGCAAACGGACTTTGACGGAGAAAAGTATCACGATACAGTCGTATACTCTTTATTAAGAGACGAGTATTATCATGCGTTTAATAGCGAGAAGCGAACTACGACCTAA
- the argJ gene encoding bifunctional ornithine acetyltransferase/N-acetylglutamate synthase, whose product MQTTIKKKLHVLTNGNVTTPEGYKAGGLHCGIKKYKLDLGWIQSDVPANTAGVYTTNQFQAAPLHVTKESIAVENKIQAILVNSGVANACTGDKGLEDAYEMRHLFASKLGIEDHLVAVTSTGLIGTHLPMEKIKAGVSESDKSEHIDTDRFEKAILTTDTCVKHIAVQFEIDGKKVSIGGAAKGSGMIHPNMATMLAFVTTDANVEQESLSNALKQVTNKTYNMITVDGDSSTNDMVLVMANGKANNAPLNENHPEWEKFLDALEQVSQILAKKIARDGEGATKLVEVEVKGAQSEEAARKISKTIISSNLVKTAIYGADPNWGRIVCAIGYSEQPILPEKVSVALGPIPVVENGLPLYFDEEVAKDYLQQETVSIVVDLQQGEASATAWGCDLTYDYVKINASYRT is encoded by the coding sequence ATGCAAACGACGATAAAGAAAAAACTTCATGTGTTAACGAACGGAAATGTAACAACACCTGAAGGGTATAAAGCCGGCGGACTTCATTGTGGAATAAAAAAATATAAGCTAGATCTTGGTTGGATTCAATCTGACGTGCCAGCAAACACTGCAGGAGTATATACTACAAACCAATTTCAAGCAGCGCCATTACATGTTACGAAAGAAAGTATTGCAGTTGAAAATAAAATTCAAGCAATATTAGTTAACTCCGGCGTAGCAAATGCGTGTACAGGAGATAAAGGGCTTGAAGATGCTTACGAAATGCGTCATCTTTTTGCCAGTAAGCTCGGAATTGAAGATCACCTTGTAGCCGTTACTTCTACAGGGCTTATCGGAACACACTTACCGATGGAAAAAATTAAGGCAGGTGTTTCTGAGTCAGATAAAAGCGAGCATATTGACACCGATCGATTTGAAAAAGCGATTTTAACGACAGATACATGTGTGAAGCATATCGCAGTGCAGTTTGAAATTGATGGAAAAAAAGTGAGTATCGGCGGTGCTGCAAAAGGGTCAGGGATGATTCACCCTAATATGGCAACAATGCTTGCTTTCGTTACAACGGATGCAAATGTTGAGCAAGAAAGCTTATCGAATGCATTAAAGCAAGTAACAAATAAAACATACAACATGATTACTGTTGACGGAGACTCAAGTACAAATGACATGGTGCTCGTTATGGCGAACGGAAAAGCAAACAATGCACCATTAAATGAAAACCACCCGGAGTGGGAGAAATTTTTAGATGCGCTTGAACAAGTGAGTCAAATACTTGCGAAAAAGATTGCACGAGACGGAGAAGGGGCTACGAAGCTCGTTGAGGTAGAAGTAAAAGGAGCACAATCGGAGGAAGCTGCTAGAAAGATAAGTAAAACGATTATATCTTCTAACTTAGTAAAAACAGCGATTTATGGTGCTGATCCGAACTGGGGGCGAATTGTTTGTGCAATAGGGTATAGCGAGCAACCGATTTTGCCTGAAAAAGTGAGTGTTGCTTTAGGTCCAATTCCTGTCGTTGAAAATGGCCTACCACTTTATTTTGACGAAGAAGTAGCGAAGGATTACCTCCAACAAGAGACAGTATCCATCGTTGTAGATCTTCAGCAAGGAGAAGCGAGTGCGACTGCTTGGGGATGCGATTTAACGTATGACTATGTCAAAATCAACGCTTCCTATCGAACATAA
- the argB gene encoding acetylglutamate kinase has translation MNYLVIKCGGSVLERLPQSFYKNIAELHQKGICKPVIVHGGGPLISSLLTKLGVNTTFEDGLRVTTKEVLNVVEMVLSGSVNKQIVESLQKVGGNAYGISGVDGALLQAAPTTSAEKLGFVGEVVQVKTKLIDQILDQDFIPVISPVGIDREGQKYNINGDVAASAVAQALGAKLCFISDIPGIYAEKNGVTKTFHELSQSEAESLIEQEVITGGMIPKVRAAIDGLTHNVDQVVILNGMETNSITHFLEGKKIGTKMIADREMYHV, from the coding sequence ATGAATTATCTTGTCATCAAATGTGGCGGTAGTGTGCTAGAAAGATTACCACAATCATTTTATAAAAATATAGCTGAGCTCCATCAAAAGGGAATATGTAAACCTGTCATCGTTCACGGTGGTGGTCCACTCATTTCCTCGCTCTTAACGAAGCTCGGTGTAAATACAACGTTTGAAGATGGCTTAAGGGTAACAACGAAGGAAGTGCTTAACGTCGTGGAGATGGTGTTAAGCGGCTCTGTAAATAAACAAATTGTAGAAAGCTTACAAAAGGTTGGCGGAAATGCTTACGGTATTAGTGGTGTCGATGGGGCTTTACTACAAGCAGCACCTACGACAAGTGCAGAAAAGCTAGGCTTTGTTGGCGAAGTTGTTCAAGTGAAGACAAAATTAATTGATCAAATATTAGACCAAGACTTCATCCCTGTTATATCACCAGTCGGTATTGATCGTGAAGGACAGAAATACAACATAAATGGTGATGTTGCAGCATCCGCTGTTGCGCAAGCGTTAGGCGCGAAGCTTTGCTTTATTAGTGACATCCCAGGTATATACGCGGAAAAGAACGGCGTAACAAAAACCTTTCATGAACTTTCCCAGTCAGAAGCGGAGTCACTCATTGAGCAAGAGGTCATCACTGGTGGCATGATTCCGAAGGTGAGAGCGGCAATTGATGGCTTAACACATAATGTTGATCAAGTAGTCATCTTAAATGGGATGGAAACGAATAGTATTACCCATTTTTTAGAAGGAAAAAAAATCGGCACAAAAATGATAGCAGATAGGGAGATGTACCATGTCTGA